ttctttttttgcttcgactcatgtaaattttttatcatgttATGTtcaagtatttttatttttttagtaatttcttcatcatcataATATGGGTGTTCCAAATGATTATGAGTTAAAAATTCCCTTTTTCTGCCCGAATGTGAAGGTATTagtattttaagaaattttggttgtcttctttttatcttttttttttttaactgtcCTATTAATGTGTactttcatataaaaaatacatattcatgaaatatattattgctgAAAACTAATGATTATGATGTTTTTAATACTtaagatttattttactttaataaaaagagaaaatatgataataattagaaagcttattaaaatagatgatatgtatttattagaTGAATTTCCTACTGAATCTgtaatatcattttaaatatgtatgtcatatattgttgttaattcaaaattagaaaaataagatGCATTACAGTCACCTGAAGTTACAGAGGGTATAGTTGAAGCAAAAGAACTTGAAGAGTATTTTGATATTGGAGAAGATAGTGTACTTTCGGAAGGTTTTTGTGCTTTTGTATCTGGCGGAACTGAAGCAAGAGCTCCAGATTCACCTGATACTTCTGGGGATGGTTGGGAATTTGAAAGAAGTGTTGGTGTCTGAGACTCTAAAGAACCTTCCGATTTAGCTTCAACTTCATTAGAAGGAGATTCAAGTGATGATACGTGAGCTTGTGTTTGGAGACCAGGTGGAGATTCAGATTCCTGTTTATTTATCTCCTCATGGTGATTTTGTTTTGTATCTTGATCTATTTGATTACTGGTAGCTCCCTCTGTAGGTTCAATTTGTTCAGCTTGTTTGGGTGAATCATGTGATATAGGTGATTccccatttttttctttatcttgTGTTTGTGAAGctatttcttccttttcaGATTTACCTTCACGAGGTTGTAATTTATCTACGGGGGGGCACTCAGTAAGTATTTTGAACGTTTGATCATTCATTAAGTCGCATATATATTCTGAacgtctttttttttttttttttggtctGTTTTTTGGTAGAATGTTCCAAAAAGGCTTTTCTTTTCCTCAAAATAGTTTTTCTTTTGCTCAATCCACtcattatattcattacATCTACATGAATACTTATCAGAATTACTTGGTAATTTCCCTTTCAATCGTTGTATTTCATCcaaatatttctttcttttatcaCAAAAATCAacttcttcatattttaattctaaattttttttatctttttcctcTAAAATCAAAGGGAATCCtccatatttatttagcTTTTCATAGTGAGATTCTGTCCAACCCTTTATTGCTCTTTCCCAAATTACTTGATTATGATATGAGGGTGCTATCTTATTATGAATTACATAATTAGCCAAATCTAGGCATTTTTTCCTAAattcttctttattattctcattatttaatgaactaGTTTTctcaattatatttttagtaataattttaaaataatgatCGTTAACAAATCTGAAAAAACTACTTCCTCTAACACTTAAGTGCTAAAttgaagaaa
This sequence is a window from Plasmodium malariae genome assembly, contig: PmUG01_00_31, whole genome shotgun sequence. Protein-coding genes within it:
- the PmUG01_00057900 gene encoding STP1 protein, coding for MNILPVIYLLKHLSVRGSSFFRFVNDHYFKIITKNIIEKTSSLNNENNKEEFRKKCLDLANYVIHNKIAPSYHNQVIWERAIKGWTESHYEKLNKYGGFPLILEEKDKKNLELKYEEVDFCDKRKKYLDEIQRLKGKLPSNSDKYSCRYKLQPREGKSEKEEIASQTQDKEKNGESPISHDSPKQAEQIEPTEGATSNQIDQDTKQNHHEEINKQESESPPGLQTQAHVSSLESPSNEVEAKSEGSLESQTPTLLSNSQPSPEVSGESGALASVPPDTKAQKPSERQLKKKKIKRRQPKFLKILIPSHSGRKREFLTHNHLEHPYYDDEEITKKIKILEHNMIKNLHESKQKKKRIKTIIEVHMEVLQEWKNEEWNYKKGEFLEICLEVFTKKLYGLYPNLTNDELITENIKSSSDIKKQKKLWNKWIERHRNISEKLNKVDWYNNLKNEWKKEKFYIKEMEELKNISSNKKQNNLFLEREKDLWKNWILQKAEIIEQYFEQDWFKGLTEEYQNLLNEYKNDEYENDVSIINVEELEHKENYEELYKYIKKKLLSKLCILVLMTILEECKKEEYIEDRELHLDSFINKRKTKKNSEKIPEISDKFIEKYINVYENGKNKDIHNNIGENFLREEIHDWIGKDETYINSIECMNNDDKYDHIAE